Proteins encoded together in one Mobula hypostoma chromosome 9, sMobHyp1.1, whole genome shotgun sequence window:
- the ascl1a gene encoding achaete-scute homolog 1a, translating into MGSSVRNVEQQQPCVESACLYAAAAPGEQEGSPEGGHHRPPASARLRTQAKRQRPCSPELLRCKRRLSFSRFGYSLPPQQPAAVARRNERERNRVKLVNLGFATLREHVPNGGANKKMSKVETLRSAVEYIRALQQLLDEHDAVSAAFQSGLLSPGLSAEMNSMAGSPVSSCSSDDASCDPLSAEEQELLDFTTWF; encoded by the coding sequence ATGGGCAGCAGCGTCAGGAACGTTGAACAGCAGCAGCCGTGTGTGGAGTCCGCCTGCCTTTACGCCGCTGCTGCGCCGGGTGAGCAGGAGGGGAGCCCCGAAGGCGGGCACCACCGGCCCCCCGCCTCCGCCAGGCTCAGGACCCAGGCGAAGAGGCAGCGCCCGTGTTCCCCCGAGCTGCTGCGCTGCAAGAGGCGCCTCAGCTTCAGCCGGTTCGGCTACAGCCTGCCGCCGCAACAGCCGGCCGCCGTGGCCCGGCGCAACGAGCGCGAGAGGAACCGGGTGAAGCTGGTAAACCTGGGATTCGCCACCCTGCGGGAGCACGTCCCGAACGGCGGCGCCAACAAGAAGATGAGCAAAGTGGAGACGCTGCGCTCCGCCGTGGAGTACATTAGGGCCCTCCAGCAGCTTCTAGATGAGCACGACGCCGTGAGCGCCGCCTTCCAGTCCGGACTCCTGTCGCCCGGCCTCTCGGCCGAGATGAACTCCATGGCCGGGTCGCCTGTGTCTTCCTGCTCCTCCGACGACGCCTCCTGCGACCCCCTCAGTGCCGAGGAGCAAGAGCTGCTGGACTTTACCACCTGGTTCTGA